In Hypanus sabinus isolate sHypSab1 chromosome 25, sHypSab1.hap1, whole genome shotgun sequence, the genomic stretch actccctaactaaaaaaattcctcctcatctctattctaaaagaacacccctctattctgaggctgcattcTCAAGTcttaagactcccccaccagaggaaatatcctctccacatccactcagtttaggcctttcaacaacaATGGGTTTCTACGAGGTCacccgtcattcttctgaattccagtgaatacaggcccagagccatcagacactcatCATATGAccagctgttcaatcctggaatcaactCAAAGCAGTTTCAGCTAAGAATAGGCTGGAAACAGATGCAAAAATAGTCTTTCCTTGAGTTATGGTTTATCAGGAAGTCTAAAGCACCAAACCAAAGgaatatttaaaagaaatttctGTTGGCAATTACCTGTTATGTTGTCAGATTAAAAATGTATCATTGCAGAAGAAAGCATCCCTGTCTGACTAAAAACTCTATgtagggtcaacccatggaaggctgctggaccagacaatattcctgatagagtgctcagaggatgtgcagaccagctggcagatgttcttcaacatctccctgagcagtgccatcattccaacatgcttcaaggacACCACAATTGTCCCCATGCCCAAGAAGTCTTCAGcgttctgcctcaatgactaccgtccccctacgctcacatccatcatcatgaagtgtttcaagagactcgtcatgaggcacatcaagaccctgcgaACCCCTCACTGGGCCCCCTGCAGTTCACATatcatcccaaccgctcaacagacgacgccatcTCCACCACCCGccacctggccctcacccacctggacaaaaaagacacatccATTCGAATGCTGTTTATAGACttaagttcagcattcaacacaatcaaacctcagcacctgattggaaagctgaaactgctgggcctgaacacctccctctgcaactggatccaagacttcctgactgggagacctcagtcagtccggattgggagcagcatctccaacaccatc encodes the following:
- the LOC132380956 gene encoding uncharacterized protein LOC132380956 isoform X1; its protein translation is MLPKCRCRRHHCTAPLRWSGAESNEISGGPWALQMCIRLQLKLDELQIIRETEWLMDRTHREVVIPKVHNTGSTHGRLLDQTIFLIECSEDVQTSWQMFFNISLSSAIIPTCFKDTTIVPMPKKSSAFCLNDYRPPTLTSIIMKCFKRLVMRHIKTLRTPHWAPCSSHIIPTAQQTTPSPPPATWPSPTWTKKTHPFECCL